In Geotalea uraniireducens, one genomic interval encodes:
- a CDS encoding prepilin peptidase, with translation MSYWILLTVFAFLLGAVIGSFLNVCIHRLPLGESIVFPASRCPACGTKIRPWDNIPLLSFLLLRGKCRACKAAISFRYPLVELLNGLLALALFLKFGPTATFFVLLVFCSALVAITFIDLDHQLIPDVISLPGIVVGFAASFFLPWLGWLNSLIGILLGGGSLLAVAYLYQLLTKKEGMGGGDIKLLAMMGAFLGWRAVPFIIFAGSLVGSIIGVTLMLAQKKDGKLAIPFGPFLAFGAILYIFYGRQLIHWYLNIGFR, from the coding sequence ATGTCGTACTGGATACTGTTGACAGTTTTTGCATTTCTGCTCGGGGCGGTGATCGGCTCGTTTCTCAACGTCTGTATCCATCGGCTCCCTCTCGGCGAATCAATCGTTTTTCCTGCCTCACGCTGCCCGGCCTGCGGCACGAAGATCCGCCCGTGGGACAATATTCCGCTGCTCAGCTTCCTGTTGCTGCGCGGCAAGTGCCGTGCCTGCAAGGCGGCGATTTCGTTCCGCTATCCATTGGTGGAGCTGCTGAATGGGCTGCTCGCCCTAGCCCTGTTCCTCAAATTCGGCCCAACCGCCACTTTTTTCGTCCTGCTGGTCTTCTGCTCGGCACTGGTGGCGATTACCTTTATCGACCTCGACCATCAACTAATTCCCGATGTTATCAGTCTGCCAGGGATTGTCGTCGGCTTTGCCGCCTCGTTTTTCCTGCCGTGGCTCGGCTGGCTAAATTCCCTGATCGGGATTCTCCTTGGCGGCGGGAGCCTCTTGGCGGTGGCTTATCTCTATCAGCTTCTTACCAAAAAAGAAGGAATGGGGGGCGGCGATATCAAGCTGCTGGCGATGATGGGAGCGTTTCTCGGCTGGCGGGCGGTGCCGTTCATCATCTTTGCCGGTTCGCTGGTCGGATCGATCATTGGCGTCACCCTGATGTTGGCCCAGAAAAAGGACGGCAAGCTGGCGATTCCGTTCGGGCCGTTCCTGGCGTTCGGTGCGATCCTGTACATTTTTTACGGCAGGCAGCTCATTCATTGGTATCTGAACATCGGTTTCCGTTAA